The following nucleotide sequence is from Candidatus Flexicrinis affinis.
TGATCACCGATTGCCTGAATACGTTTCTGTAGCTCGTCGCGAATAGTAGCAACGGCATCATCAATCAGAGACTCTGTTTCACCAGTCGGCAAACCGTCAATTACGGCCTGGTAAACACGCCGATCATCCCGTTTCAGAGTAGGAAGTAGCTTGTAGCGGAAACTGCTCTCCTGTCGCCTGTTAACAAGGAGCGACTCAATCTCGTGGCTTAGGTCCGGTTCAAAATCCATAGTTAGATCGAGGAAGGCACGGAGCAGCAACGAGATTGTCGTCAGGCGCTGCTGACCGTCAACAAGTTTGTAGGTCTGTATCATCCGATACGTACCCTCATTAACCACAACAAGTGCGCCCATAAAGTGTTCATGTATGGTGCCGTCACGACTTGCCGCGTACACATCAAACACGTCATTCAGCAGTGCTTGCCAGTTCTGCTCATCCCAAGCATATGGGCGCTGGAAGTGTGGCATGGCATAGTGGATGTTGCCGCCATTCAGAAACACATGCCCAATGTTTCGCGTGTAGACTTCCATGTATACTCCTATTCGATCCACACATAGTTTATTGCATGTTGTTACCGCCGTCAAAGTAGCATGACTCGACCTTACTGCATGTGCTGTGCCCGGGACGATAATCCACAGTCGTCAGACCTGTCGGCACTTTACCGCGCCCAATTGGCGAAGAAGAAGTCCCGCACGTGAGATTTGCGTTTCGCCCGCTGACTCGCGCATTCGTGGCGGAGAGCCTGACATGGCGGTACGAACCGCCTTATGACGTGTACAACGCGTATGTGTCGGCGGCCCGCGAGGCGGAGGTCATCGCCACGTACTTTTCAGGCGAGAGTGCCTTCCGCCAAATCGAGATGTACGGCGTGCCGATCGCAATCGCAAGCTTTGGCCTCGACGGACAGGTCGACGGGGGTGACTACCACGACGAGGCACTGGACATCGGTCTCGGAGTCGCGCCCGGCATGACCGGCAAGGGTCTCGGAACCGGCATCGTGCGATCGGTTGTCGGCTTCGCTGAGCGCACCTTCTCGCCGCCGGCGCTGCGCGTGACGATCGCGGCATTCAACCTGCGGGCTCAGCGCGTCTGGGAGAAGAACGGGTTTCGGCCAGCGAGCCGTTTCACGGCCACTGGATCGGGAATGAAGTTCATCGTCTATACACGCGTCGCGAGGTAAGCGATCATGCCGACTCTCTTCCAATACGCACCCGAAATCGTCACGACATTCCCGAACGTGGTCGGCGGAGTCATCTATGTGCCGGCGGTCTCGAATGGTCCGACGCCGTCCGACCTGCTCGACCAGTACCTCGAAGAGCAGCGTGCCGTCATTGCGCGCATCGGAGACACGCCGCTCAGCGAAGTCCCGGCGCTTTCGGCTTGGCGCGGCGCTTTCCGAACGTTCGGCGTCGATCCGACCGGCTATCGCAGCGCGGCCGAGTCGCTGCTGCGACGGCTGACCAAGAAGGGCGACCTCCCGTCGATCAACACGCTTGTCGACATCGGCAACCTCGTCAGCATCCGTTACGCACTGCCGGTCGCCGTGTTCGACATGCGTGGCGTTTCGGGCGGGACGCGCGTTGCATTCGCGAGTGGCAGCGAGTCGTTCATGCCGCTTGAAGCACAGCAGGTGGAACACCCCTCCCCCGGCGAGGTCGTGTTCGTCGACGACGCCGGCACGGCCTCGGCCCGGCGCTGGTGCTGGCGGCAGAGCGCGGCCAGCGCCGCACGCGCCGACACGACGCGCATTCTGATTACCGTCGAGGCGCATCACGATGCGGGACGCGCCGATGTCGACGCGGCCCTCCACGATCTGAATTCGCTGCTGGATCGGTACGCGCCGGGAAATCGCAAGACCGCAGTGGTCGACGCGTCGTCGCCCGTGTTCAGCGCAGTGGACTAGCGACAATGCTGGCCCGCACTCGGCGCACAGCAGGCGGCAGTTCCATCTCTGCCCTTACGTTGGCAGCGCGGCGATCTCCGCGTTATACCACGCGACCGTCTCGCGGAGGCCGTCGTCAAAGCTGGTCGAGGCAGAGAAGCCGAACGCTTCTCGAGCGCGCGTGACATCGACGTTGCGGCGCGGCTGACCGTTCGGCTTGGTCGTGTCCCACACGATCTCGCCGTCAAAGCCGACAAACGCCTGTATCTTCTCCGCCAGCGCACGAATGCTGATCTCAACGCCGCTGCCGATGTTGACTGGCTCGGGCGAGTCGTAGTGTGCGGCCGCAAGCGCAATCCCGCGTGCCGCGTCCTTGACGTACACGAACTCGCGGGTCGGCGTGCCATCGCCCCACAGCGTGACCGTTGGACGGCCTTCGCGCTTGGCCTCGCTCATCTTACGGATCAGCGCAGGGATCACATGCGATGTCTCGAGGTCGAAGTTGTCACCCGGGCCGTAAAGGTTCGTCGGCATCACGTGAATCGCGCTGAAGCCGAATTCCTGCCGGTACGTCTGGCTCTGAATCAGGAGCGCGCGCTTGGCAATTCCGTACGGTGCGTTGGTCTCTTCCGGGTAACCGTTCCACAGATCGTCCTCATGGAAGGGTGTCGGCGTGATCTTGGGATAGGCGCAAATCGTGCCGATCCCGACGTAGCGCGGAATGCCGTGTCGATAGGCCAGATCGAGCGTCAGCGTGCCCATCATCAGGTTGTCGTAGAAGAACGTGGCCGGGTGGCTGCGGTTCGCCCCGATGCCGCCGACCGTCGCGGCCAAGTGGATGACCATCGTCGCGTTGGGGTTGTCGCTGTAGAGGCGCTCGACGGCCTCCGGCGTGCGCAGATCGTAGTCCTTGCTGCGCGGCACGATAACATCCGCTACCCCGCGCCGGCGCAGTTCCTCCACCAAGTGCGTTCCCAGAAAGCCGGAACCGCCGGTAACGATGACCGTCTGGCTGGACCAGTCGAATGCAGCATTTGTCATGACGAGGCACTCCCTACCGACAACTTTCGACGTCATTGTAGCCGATCACGCCGGCGCGGCCCGGTAACAATAGCGGTACGATTCGGTGAATCCGGCTCGGCTGTACAGTCGCACGGCGGTCTCGTTCTCTGCGCTGACGTGCAGAAACAGCGCACGCACTCGCGACTGAGATGCTTGACCGATCAGCGCGCTCAGGACTGATGTCCCCAACCCTTGCCTGCGCAGCGCCGGATCGGTCGCCATGTTGTACACGGCGGCAGCGTGGCGGCTGCGCGATAAAGTTCCGACCGCGGCGATCCGGCCGTTCACCTCGACTGACGCGTAGATGCGCTGGCCGACCGTCGAGCGCATCATCGCAGCGAACGTCTCGCGCTGAGCCGACCACCTTGGTTGGAACGTCAGGTAGGATTCCAGCCATGTATCGGTCATCTCCGATTCGATCGCAACATCGTGGCGTGGCCGCTCGTCAGGAGCGTCGCCGCCTCTTAGCATGACGATCGAGTTCTCGTAAGCCTCGTACCCTTCGGCGGCGAGGCGGGCGTCCAATCCGGGCGGATGGATGCCGTTCGTGATCCGGTACACGGCGCGCAGGCCGCGTTCGCGGTACGCACTGACGCAGTAGTCCAACTTGCGTTCGAGATCGTACGTCGAGTGATACAACGGGTAGACGGCGTTCGAGCGGTTGGTCACGCCGCCGCTGAACCGCAGCAGCCATCCATCGTACGGGACCGTCTCTAACGCCGGCCACGTCAGACAGGTATACTCCTCGTATTCGCTTATCGACATGATCCCTGCACCCGCGCGTGAACGAACCCAGTCCTCATCCGGCACATTCTACAGCACACCCCGGCACACTGCCCCGGTGGATTGCGCTGACGGCCGGCATCGCGTGTGCGGCAGCGTCGCTCGTGATCGTGCTAAC
It contains:
- a CDS encoding GNAT family N-acetyltransferase, which gives rise to MSISEYEEYTCLTWPALETVPYDGWLLRFSGGVTNRSNAVYPLYHSTYDLERKLDYCVSAYRERGLRAVYRITNGIHPPGLDARLAAEGYEAYENSIVMLRGGDAPDERPRHDVAIESEMTDTWLESYLTFQPRWSAQRETFAAMMRSTVGQRIYASVEVNGRIAAVGTLSRSRHAAAVYNMATDPALRRQGLGTSVLSALIGQASQSRVRALFLHVSAENETAVRLYSRAGFTESYRYCYRAAPA
- a CDS encoding GNAT family N-acetyltransferase, producing MRFAFRPLTRAFVAESLTWRYEPPYDVYNAYVSAAREAEVIATYFSGESAFRQIEMYGVPIAIASFGLDGQVDGGDYHDEALDIGLGVAPGMTGKGLGTGIVRSVVGFAERTFSPPALRVTIAAFNLRAQRVWEKNGFRPASRFTATGSGMKFIVYTRVAR
- a CDS encoding GDP-L-fucose synthase, which gives rise to MTNAAFDWSSQTVIVTGGSGFLGTHLVEELRRRGVADVIVPRSKDYDLRTPEAVERLYSDNPNATMVIHLAATVGGIGANRSHPATFFYDNLMMGTLTLDLAYRHGIPRYVGIGTICAYPKITPTPFHEDDLWNGYPEETNAPYGIAKRALLIQSQTYRQEFGFSAIHVMPTNLYGPGDNFDLETSHVIPALIRKMSEAKREGRPTVTLWGDGTPTREFVYVKDAARGIALAAAHYDSPEPVNIGSGVEISIRALAEKIQAFVGFDGEIVWDTTKPNGQPRRNVDVTRAREAFGFSASTSFDDGLRETVAWYNAEIAALPT